From Flavipsychrobacter sp., a single genomic window includes:
- a CDS encoding T9SS type A sorting domain-containing protein, which yields MYKKLRSIGLLIGLLAFSNFSEAQYAFDQLPFHSGNGYPRAQSMVVIDTFLYFTAADDTHGRELWISDGTMSGSRMVKDIFPGKDYSMTGNGSHFITAYNNKVYFTANDGTSGLELWVTDGTTNGTQLLKDIYPGALFSNPQHLTVYNGKLYFSANDGTNGTELWVTDGTTNGTQMLKDLEPGSNGSAPSQFTVYNGKMYFSAKGGIWETDGTVNGTQLATITTTGSIFSGINIVGVFNNKLYFAANHNPVVPPNGMHGLWETDGTVNGTKYIKDISIYNLQKATIFNNKMYFAARENTNIPIGYELFASDGTTAGTQMVKDINTAGASPSSYPDQFTVVGNQLYFEANDGVHGDEIWMTDGTTNGTKLVADIMFDPHNPTRGSRPKNLTSFDNKLFFSAQDTTFKNDFWISDGTVAGTKKLIAYDRTLFFRVDHDDVPFFICNNNLYFIGYHSPKGGDMLWKMTDTSTTTNISTTKKEYQITIAPNPAHDKVLLTFGESYEQAQVSITDLTGKVLLTQQIDATKKQVELTLPSVSTGIYLLNLQHKKGVITQRLLIE from the coding sequence ATGTACAAAAAATTACGCTCTATTGGCCTACTCATAGGGTTATTAGCATTTAGCAATTTTTCCGAGGCTCAATATGCTTTCGATCAGTTGCCATTCCATTCTGGGAATGGATACCCTAGGGCTCAATCAATGGTAGTCATTGACACCTTCTTATACTTTACTGCGGCAGACGATACGCACGGTAGAGAACTATGGATAAGTGACGGCACCATGAGCGGCTCAAGGATGGTAAAGGATATATTTCCAGGTAAGGACTACTCTATGACGGGCAATGGCTCGCACTTCATTACAGCATATAACAACAAAGTATACTTTACTGCTAACGACGGAACAAGTGGTTTAGAGTTATGGGTAACAGATGGTACTACTAACGGCACACAATTATTGAAAGACATCTACCCGGGCGCTCTGTTTTCCAACCCGCAACACCTTACAGTATATAACGGCAAGCTATATTTCTCTGCCAATGATGGCACCAACGGCACGGAGCTATGGGTAACAGATGGCACTACTAACGGCACACAAATGCTAAAAGACTTGGAACCAGGCAGCAACGGCTCAGCCCCTTCACAATTCACAGTGTATAATGGTAAAATGTATTTCAGTGCTAAAGGTGGCATTTGGGAAACAGATGGTACGGTTAACGGAACACAACTAGCTACCATAACTACTACGGGTAGTATTTTTAGCGGCATCAATATAGTCGGGGTATTCAACAACAAGCTATACTTCGCTGCCAACCACAACCCTGTAGTACCCCCTAACGGCATGCACGGCTTGTGGGAAACAGACGGCACAGTTAATGGCACTAAGTACATAAAGGATATCAGCATCTATAATTTGCAGAAGGCTACCATATTCAACAACAAAATGTACTTCGCTGCAAGAGAAAATACTAACATACCAATAGGCTATGAGCTATTTGCTTCTGACGGAACTACTGCCGGTACGCAAATGGTCAAGGATATTAATACAGCTGGAGCTTCTCCCTCATCCTACCCTGACCAATTTACTGTAGTCGGCAATCAACTATACTTTGAGGCTAATGATGGGGTACATGGTGATGAGATATGGATGACGGATGGAACAACCAATGGCACTAAATTGGTAGCAGATATTATGTTTGACCCGCACAACCCTACCCGTGGCTCAAGACCTAAAAATCTTACCTCTTTCGACAATAAACTATTCTTCTCCGCACAAGACACTACTTTTAAAAATGACTTTTGGATATCAGACGGTACGGTTGCCGGCACTAAAAAACTAATAGCTTACGACCGTACTCTATTCTTCAGAGTAGACCACGATGATGTTCCGTTTTTCATCTGCAATAATAACTTATACTTTATAGGCTACCATAGCCCTAAAGGAGGAGACATGCTTTGGAAAATGACAGACACCAGCACCACTACAAATATTTCTACTACTAAGAAGGAATACCAAATAACCATAGCACCCAACCCTGCACACGATAAGGTATTGCTAACATTTGGCGAAAGCTACGAGCAAGCACAGGTATCTATAACCGACCTTACAGGCAAGGTGCTTTTAACCCAACAAATAGACGCAACAAAGAAACAAGTAGAACTAACACTACCTAGTGTATCTACAGGCATCTACCTGCTGAACCTACAGCATAAGAAAGGAGTGATAACACAACGACTACTGATAGAATAA
- a CDS encoding T9SS type A sorting domain-containing protein yields MYNKLRSIGLLIGLLTISCVSRAQYVFEKYDLEPNRFEHSNPGLLLPTDSFLYFLADVNNTGFEPWKSDGTYAGTKMITEIIPGKTSTTGTNLGTINGKVIFIANDLTHGAEPWITDGTANGTYMLKDVFTGPPPSLNTNRPSSAAIGGLLYFTPDDGPHGQELWVTDGTTNGTRMIKDIRPGIKSSQPSQFIEYNNKIYFTAFDDTNGSELWVTDGTSNGTKLVIDGSQGGSSSYINHLTVYNNKLYYTGYLNAVFGLIESNGTAIGTKLVAEVGVGVTPSKESSIVLFNGKMYFGGSDTTSPTKGIELWETDGTANGTRLVLDINPFFGQSSYPRLFTVVGNQLFFVADDAVHQEELWVTDGTTNGTKMVKDISKHPVTGSQPRGLIAYKNKLVFVAADTTASGRGIWISDGTANGTIKIKGYDYVTKFNPTSALTLYKGSIYFPARDTSYLELWKLTDTTTSTPPPNAVAALKNTPSKIIIAPNPAHDRVYITLDKAYSNAQLTITDITGRSILKQSITNTQTQIEVALPNLPTGTYLLNVHHKDGVLSQRLLIE; encoded by the coding sequence ATGTACAATAAACTACGATCTATTGGTCTACTTATAGGTCTCCTAACTATTAGTTGTGTATCTAGAGCACAATATGTGTTCGAAAAGTATGACCTTGAACCTAATAGATTTGAGCATTCTAATCCCGGTCTCCTTCTTCCAACAGATTCATTTCTTTACTTCCTTGCTGATGTTAACAATACAGGCTTTGAGCCTTGGAAAAGTGATGGCACTTATGCAGGAACAAAAATGATCACTGAAATCATTCCTGGCAAGACAAGCACTACAGGTACAAACCTTGGAACTATAAACGGGAAAGTCATCTTTATAGCCAACGATCTTACCCATGGTGCAGAACCATGGATTACAGATGGTACTGCTAATGGCACATATATGCTAAAAGATGTCTTTACAGGACCACCGCCCTCTTTAAACACAAACAGACCTTCATCTGCCGCTATAGGAGGGTTACTATACTTTACTCCTGACGACGGACCTCATGGACAGGAACTTTGGGTGACAGATGGTACTACTAACGGCACGAGAATGATCAAAGATATTAGACCAGGCATTAAAAGCTCTCAGCCCTCACAATTCATCGAGTATAATAATAAAATTTACTTTACAGCTTTTGACGATACAAATGGTAGCGAACTATGGGTGACCGATGGTACTAGCAATGGTACAAAATTGGTAATTGATGGCAGCCAAGGAGGGTCAAGCAGTTACATCAACCACCTTACTGTTTATAACAACAAACTATACTATACCGGATATCTTAATGCCGTTTTTGGCTTAATAGAATCTAATGGTACTGCTATCGGCACTAAATTAGTAGCGGAAGTAGGAGTAGGAGTAACTCCATCAAAAGAAAGCAGCATTGTTTTGTTCAATGGTAAAATGTATTTCGGAGGTTCTGACACTACTAGCCCGACAAAAGGAATAGAACTTTGGGAGACTGACGGTACTGCAAATGGCACCAGACTTGTTTTAGACATTAACCCATTTTTTGGGCAATCATCCTATCCTCGTTTATTCACTGTAGTTGGCAATCAACTGTTTTTTGTAGCTGATGACGCAGTTCACCAAGAAGAGTTATGGGTGACAGATGGCACTACCAATGGCACAAAAATGGTAAAAGACATCAGCAAACATCCTGTAACTGGGTCTCAACCGAGAGGTCTAATTGCCTACAAAAACAAATTAGTGTTTGTTGCAGCCGATACCACCGCTTCTGGGCGTGGTATCTGGATATCAGATGGTACCGCAAATGGCACCATCAAAATTAAAGGGTATGATTATGTAACAAAGTTCAACCCCACATCAGCACTTACACTGTACAAAGGTTCTATATATTTTCCTGCACGAGACACCAGTTATCTAGAGCTATGGAAATTGACTGACACCACTACTAGCACTCCTCCCCCCAATGCTGTAGCAGCACTAAAAAACACACCAAGTAAAATAATCATAGCCCCCAACCCTGCACACGATAGAGTATACATTACGCTAGACAAAGCTTACTCTAATGCACAACTAACTATTACTGATATAACAGGACGAAGCATACTAAAGCAATCAATAACTAACACACAAACACAAATAGAAGTAGCTCTACCTAACTTACCTACAGGCACTTACCTGCTTAACGTCCATCACAAAGATGGTGTACTTAGCCAACGACTTTTAATAGAATAA
- a CDS encoding T9SS type A sorting domain-containing protein — MLRKTSYIVILISLLAISNYTYAQYAFERFNLNPHGAMDSNPFRYVATDSFLFFAAKNDYTGFEPWKSDGTLAGTKVIKEICTGGCSGTWGITIGSLNDKLIFVGSDYTHGEEPWVTDGTANGTYMLKDINSGFAPSSNVMPKSFTIGNKLYFTAGSSTHGLELWETDGTTNGTKLLKDINPGGHSEPNDFIHYNGKVYFVAYDGTHGFELWVTDGTTNGTKMVKDIYTGSLSAHPSHLIVYNNKLYFVANDATHGKELWVTDGTTNGTTLVKDFTTGYISTFFKNFILYNNKLFFDVLNGNTGNSEIWETDGTTSGTKATSSGFLGNEQIIFNGKIYCDAMGELFSFDGTSSGLQLIKDIDPISGQAANPKSFNIIGNKLVFKANDGVHNEELWVTDGTTNGTILLKDINTDPKSSADPSTITKYGNMLIFRAIDSSKNIGIYATDGTTNGTIKLKGYDSVTRFSVKYSFTLYDSSLYFTAYDTGGYEMWKLTDTTLNTPPPNAVAALKNTPSKIQVAPNPAHDRVYITLDKAYSNAQLTITDITGRSILKQSITNTQTQIEVALPNLPTGTYLLNVHHKDGVLSQRLLIE; from the coding sequence ATGCTTAGAAAAACAAGTTATATAGTCATCTTAATTAGCTTATTAGCTATCAGCAACTACACATATGCACAATATGCGTTTGAACGCTTTAACCTAAACCCACACGGAGCTATGGATTCTAACCCTTTTAGATATGTTGCTACAGATTCATTTTTATTTTTTGCTGCTAAGAATGATTATACAGGTTTTGAACCTTGGAAAAGCGATGGAACTTTAGCAGGCACAAAAGTAATTAAAGAAATTTGTACAGGGGGGTGTTCTGGCACTTGGGGCATTACTATTGGGTCCCTTAATGACAAACTCATTTTCGTAGGTAGTGATTATACACATGGTGAAGAACCATGGGTAACAGATGGTACTGCTAATGGCACATATATGCTTAAAGATATTAATTCAGGGTTTGCACCAAGCAGTAATGTAATGCCTAAATCATTTACAATTGGGAACAAGCTCTACTTTACAGCTGGCAGCAGCACTCACGGGTTAGAACTTTGGGAAACAGACGGTACAACCAACGGCACTAAACTATTGAAGGACATTAACCCTGGAGGACATTCAGAACCTAATGACTTTATTCATTATAATGGCAAAGTCTATTTTGTAGCTTATGACGGAACGCATGGGTTTGAATTATGGGTAACAGATGGCACCACAAATGGCACTAAGATGGTAAAAGACATTTACACAGGTTCGTTGAGCGCACACCCCAGTCACCTAATAGTGTATAATAACAAACTATACTTTGTTGCGAATGACGCCACACATGGCAAAGAACTATGGGTAACTGATGGCACTACAAATGGTACAACTTTAGTAAAGGATTTTACTACTGGTTATATAAGTACGTTTTTCAAAAATTTCATCTTATATAACAATAAACTTTTCTTCGATGTGCTCAACGGCAATACTGGCAACAGTGAGATTTGGGAAACCGATGGCACCACTAGCGGCACAAAGGCTACTTCCTCAGGTTTTTTAGGTAATGAACAAATTATTTTCAACGGGAAGATATATTGTGATGCAATGGGAGAACTTTTTTCTTTTGACGGAACCTCTAGTGGCTTACAATTAATTAAAGATATTGACCCTATTTCTGGTCAAGCTGCTAACCCAAAATCTTTTAACATCATCGGCAACAAACTTGTTTTCAAGGCCAATGACGGCGTGCACAATGAAGAACTGTGGGTAACAGACGGTACTACTAATGGTACTATTTTACTAAAAGATATCAACACTGACCCTAAAAGCTCAGCTGACCCAAGCACTATCACAAAATATGGCAACATGTTAATCTTCAGAGCCATTGATTCTTCTAAAAACATCGGTATATATGCAACAGATGGTACCACAAATGGCACTATAAAGCTGAAGGGATATGACTCTGTAACACGCTTTAGTGTAAAATATTCTTTTACCTTGTATGATAGCTCTTTGTACTTTACCGCATACGATACAGGAGGCTATGAAATGTGGAAACTAACCGACACTACATTAAACACACCTCCCCCCAATGCTGTAGCAGCACTAAAAAACACACCAAGTAAAATACAAGTAGCCCCCAACCCTGCGCACGACAGAGTATACATTACGCTAGACAAAGCTTACTCTAATGCACAACTAACTATTACTGATATAACAGGACGAAGCATACTAAAGCAATCAATAACCAACACACAAACACAAATAGAAGTAGCTCTACCTAACTTACCTACAGGCACTTACCTGCTTAACGTCCATCATAAAGATGGTGTACTTAGCCAACGACTTTTAATAGAATAA
- a CDS encoding pyridoxal-phosphate dependent enzyme — protein MTPEKRVYDNILQTIGNTPLIKLNKVTADFPCPVYAKVDSFNPGNSIKDRMAVKMLDVAEAEGKIKPGGTIIEGTSGNTGMGLALAAIMRGYKCIFTTTDKQSKEKVDILKAFGAEVIVCPTDVEPEDPRSYYSVSARLAKEIPNSWYVNQYDNLANRQAHYEQTGPELWAQTEGKITHLVVASGTGGTVTGTGSYLKEQNPNVQVWAIDSYGSLLTKWHRTGELDMNEVHPYIAEGLGEDFLPENYKKEAIDHFEQVTDKDGAVMARRITKEEGIFVGYSAGSAVAGLRQLKDKLTKDDLVVVIFHDHGSRYVGKVYNDEWMLDRGFLDVKTVRDLLNGLGARRLVTVSADQKVSDALALMKKYDIEQIPVMDGMEPIGAVTQMGLFRKMMDNHDLKEKNIADVQEAALPLATLDTPLERLSSFINKDNGAVLVKDDSGQYHILTKYDVIDALSK, from the coding sequence ATGACTCCGGAAAAACGCGTTTACGACAATATTCTACAAACAATCGGCAATACGCCATTGATCAAACTGAACAAGGTAACGGCAGATTTCCCTTGCCCGGTATATGCTAAGGTTGATTCTTTCAACCCCGGCAACTCTATCAAAGACCGTATGGCGGTTAAGATGCTGGATGTGGCTGAGGCAGAAGGAAAGATAAAACCGGGTGGTACTATTATTGAAGGTACGTCGGGCAATACAGGTATGGGGCTGGCATTGGCAGCTATCATGCGTGGCTACAAATGTATCTTCACCACTACCGATAAACAGAGTAAAGAGAAGGTAGACATCCTTAAAGCTTTTGGTGCTGAGGTGATCGTTTGCCCTACTGATGTAGAGCCTGAAGATCCTCGCTCTTACTATTCTGTATCGGCACGCTTGGCTAAAGAAATTCCTAATAGCTGGTATGTAAACCAATATGATAATTTGGCTAACCGTCAGGCACACTACGAGCAAACTGGACCTGAACTATGGGCACAGACCGAAGGAAAAATAACACACCTTGTAGTAGCTAGTGGAACTGGTGGTACGGTTACAGGTACAGGTTCATACTTAAAAGAGCAAAACCCTAACGTACAGGTTTGGGCCATTGACTCTTATGGTTCGCTATTGACCAAATGGCACCGCACTGGAGAGTTGGATATGAACGAGGTACACCCTTATATAGCTGAAGGCTTGGGTGAAGACTTTTTGCCTGAAAACTATAAGAAAGAGGCGATAGACCATTTTGAGCAAGTGACGGATAAGGATGGAGCTGTTATGGCACGTCGTATCACTAAGGAAGAAGGTATATTCGTTGGTTATTCAGCAGGCTCTGCTGTTGCAGGTCTTCGCCAACTAAAAGATAAACTTACTAAGGACGACCTTGTTGTTGTTATCTTCCACGATCATGGTAGCCGTTATGTAGGCAAGGTGTACAATGATGAGTGGATGTTGGACAGAGGTTTCCTTGATGTAAAAACTGTTCGTGATCTATTGAATGGATTGGGTGCTCGTCGTTTGGTGACTGTAAGTGCAGATCAAAAAGTAAGTGATGCATTGGCATTGATGAAGAAATACGATATAGAGCAAATACCTGTAATGGATGGTATGGAGCCTATTGGTGCAGTTACACAGATGGGACTGTTCCGTAAGATGATGGACAACCACGACCTGAAAGAAAAGAATATTGCTGACGTACAGGAAGCGGCATTGCCTTTGGCTACCTTAGATACTCCGTTGGAGCGCTTGAGTAGCTTTATCAATAAAGATAATGGCGCTGTACTAGTAAAAGACGATAGCGGTCAGTATCACATCCTTACCAAGTATGATGTGATAGATGCGCTGAGCAAATAA
- a CDS encoding T9SS type A sorting domain-containing protein: MKKLLLGVFLCSTVLTTKTNAQGYTFKAKTDTYTPITGGSAITGTINLGFDVTIAGVKSSTLHTATYFGQIGTKTPLQFSGFNAEIQDGAKTYSITGNPGDRIVKLQYDKVKFSHNAFGPDYVTFQIWIYEKDNALELHMGASNITNPTLDYYYNTPKGPGVGFSNMWLKGSPANPSTDMSDNFLNGTPANGQVYRFEPATTNISTTINDQNNIQLYPNPGNGLITIAVANNSNSYATVYDMAQRQLIQQPLTQKNNQINMAHLQAGLYTITVSNKDGVQKTFNYVKQ, from the coding sequence ATGAAAAAACTTTTACTTGGAGTTTTTCTATGCTCCACAGTCCTAACCACGAAAACCAATGCACAAGGCTACACCTTCAAGGCAAAAACAGACACCTACACCCCCATTACAGGAGGTAGTGCTATAACGGGTACTATCAACTTAGGATTTGATGTAACCATTGCCGGTGTTAAAAGCAGCACCTTACATACGGCAACCTATTTTGGACAAATAGGCACTAAAACACCATTACAGTTTAGTGGCTTTAATGCCGAAATACAAGATGGTGCTAAAACCTATAGTATAACTGGCAACCCCGGCGACCGTATTGTAAAGCTCCAGTACGACAAGGTGAAATTCTCGCACAATGCTTTTGGTCCCGACTATGTAACTTTTCAAATATGGATATATGAAAAAGACAACGCGCTGGAACTGCATATGGGCGCTAGCAATATCACCAACCCTACTTTAGACTATTACTACAACACGCCTAAAGGCCCCGGAGTAGGCTTTAGCAACATGTGGCTCAAAGGAAGCCCTGCAAACCCTAGCACAGACATGTCTGACAATTTCTTAAACGGCACGCCAGCAAACGGACAGGTTTATCGCTTTGAACCTGCAACTACAAATATCAGTACAACCATAAATGATCAAAATAACATACAGCTTTACCCTAACCCTGGCAACGGCTTAATTACTATTGCCGTAGCAAACAACAGTAATAGCTATGCTACTGTGTACGACATGGCACAACGCCAACTAATACAACAACCACTTACTCAAAAAAACAACCAGATCAACATGGCTCATTTGCAAGCAGGGCTCTACACCATTACTGTAAGTAATAAGGATGGTGTTCAAAAAACCTTTAATTATGTGAAACAGTAA
- a CDS encoding T9SS type A sorting domain-containing protein has product MKKMLLLPMLLAGTMFAAAQTNPNLIDFEPSTANLNGCGNYSQAEGALLNNNFFQCAYGVTFHMGSLGGTAPTVAQVGAPTVAWASATTYSYTSASQGCSVATSVSSDKPTNNKDVGCFFITDDPNGPGQNPAPLYVDYHDLECTEASGFLMDVDGTNNVQEGWQITAYGIGGSIQTVYVLSLQYNLYQPPPSPQVNIVAGDGEASYWGVNLGTDPIDYIEFRYIGHPSRSVGLAFDEFAICSSQPQITDTRGCCDDIGEDNLIVNGSFEGGNFGFTSPGYTYQGSFGPNSISEGMYSVVSSAQASSVSNCWNIMDHTFCTDGQGHYMVVNGRTHNPQSTMVYQQKDIPVEAGEEYIFCMYYQHLPQCAFDVFDPNRMFVSLGDADLTEGECDNDEEHCGWTKITYTVIPNGNTLDLTIFLDEGGIGDGNDVAFDDFSLRKKGVMPSDYCAFDISSSTSGSNITLTATAVTNPLPAGFNVEWNVVEASCNGLWTPVAGTSMTYAWNPYNTNFPGYCCVPGSATPGAFSTSKCYIITRKVTNCCYNDCEYKYYLSAQPQGMVMGKQAGTEEGTTFYISTDLKNWEPIANTSAAATKDLTIYPNPGDGKVTLTSRQPLEGSELTIYNVESKVVLRKTIESNSTAIDISKLPNGVYTFKVTDEAGNASTKNYVKQ; this is encoded by the coding sequence ATGAAAAAGATGCTTTTATTGCCGATGCTATTAGCCGGCACTATGTTTGCCGCTGCGCAAACCAACCCAAACCTTATTGACTTTGAGCCCAGCACTGCCAACCTCAACGGCTGTGGCAACTACTCTCAAGCAGAAGGAGCACTACTCAATAATAATTTCTTCCAATGCGCCTATGGAGTTACCTTCCATATGGGTAGCCTTGGCGGTACAGCCCCTACTGTAGCACAGGTGGGTGCCCCTACCGTGGCTTGGGCTAGTGCTACTACCTATAGCTATACTAGTGCCTCGCAAGGGTGTAGTGTGGCCACTAGCGTAAGTAGTGACAAGCCAACCAACAATAAAGATGTAGGATGCTTCTTCATCACAGATGACCCCAACGGTCCCGGTCAAAACCCAGCCCCTCTTTACGTAGACTATCACGACTTGGAATGTACTGAAGCTTCAGGGTTCTTAATGGACGTGGATGGCACTAACAACGTACAGGAAGGATGGCAAATAACCGCCTATGGTATAGGAGGTTCTATACAAACTGTATATGTACTATCGCTACAGTACAACTTGTACCAGCCACCGCCAAGCCCACAAGTAAATATTGTGGCAGGAGATGGTGAGGCTTCTTATTGGGGTGTAAACCTTGGTACTGACCCGATAGACTATATCGAGTTCCGTTACATTGGTCACCCAAGCCGTAGCGTAGGTTTAGCCTTCGATGAGTTTGCTATTTGTAGCAGCCAACCACAAATCACGGATACAAGAGGTTGTTGTGACGACATAGGAGAAGACAACCTTATAGTGAACGGTAGCTTTGAAGGAGGCAACTTTGGTTTCACTAGCCCTGGCTATACTTATCAGGGGTCTTTCGGTCCTAACTCTATTTCAGAGGGCATGTACTCTGTAGTGTCTAGCGCGCAAGCTTCGTCTGTGAGCAATTGCTGGAACATCATGGATCATACTTTTTGTACTGATGGGCAAGGCCACTACATGGTTGTAAATGGCAGAACCCACAACCCACAATCGACCATGGTATATCAACAAAAAGATATTCCTGTTGAAGCAGGAGAAGAATACATCTTCTGTATGTATTACCAACATCTACCGCAATGTGCTTTTGATGTCTTCGACCCTAACAGAATGTTTGTTAGTCTTGGCGATGCCGACCTAACAGAAGGAGAATGTGATAATGATGAAGAACACTGTGGCTGGACAAAAATCACTTACACTGTAATACCAAATGGCAATACTTTGGACTTAACTATCTTCTTAGATGAAGGAGGTATTGGTGATGGTAATGATGTAGCCTTTGATGACTTCAGCCTTAGAAAGAAAGGTGTAATGCCTTCAGACTATTGTGCTTTTGATATCTCCTCTTCTACTTCGGGCAGCAACATTACACTTACAGCTACTGCGGTAACTAACCCTCTACCTGCAGGCTTCAACGTAGAATGGAATGTGGTGGAAGCTAGTTGTAACGGTCTATGGACTCCTGTAGCTGGTACTAGCATGACTTATGCTTGGAACCCTTACAATACTAACTTCCCTGGTTATTGCTGTGTTCCGGGTAGTGCTACTCCGGGTGCATTCTCTACCAGCAAATGTTACATCATCACACGTAAGGTGACCAACTGCTGCTACAACGATTGTGAATATAAATACTACTTATCAGCACAGCCACAAGGCATGGTCATGGGCAAACAAGCAGGGACTGAAGAAGGCACTACCTTCTATATCTCTACCGATCTTAAGAACTGGGAGCCTATTGCCAACACAAGTGCTGCTGCTACTAAGGACCTGACCATATACCCTAACCCTGGTGATGGTAAAGTGACCCTTACTTCAAGACAACCACTAGAAGGCTCTGAGCTAACTATATACAATGTAGAAAGCAAAGTAGTTCTAAGAAAAACCATTGAAAGCAATAGTACAGCTATTGATATTTCTAAGTTGCCTAATGGTGTGTACACCTTTAAAGTAACTGATGAAGCAGGAAACGCTTCTACTAAAAACTATGTGAAACAATAG
- a CDS encoding response regulator: MNKKILVIEDDNRISGVMRTIFQLNKIEADFAATGEDGLSLLADGTDYKMILSDIMLPGIDGYAILKEVKANEKTKKIPFVFLSAFADDADIHKGIQHGADDYITKPFAAKTLVDIVRVYLESE, encoded by the coding sequence ATGAACAAAAAGATACTTGTAATAGAAGATGATAACCGCATAAGTGGGGTGATGCGTACTATCTTCCAACTCAATAAGATAGAGGCAGACTTTGCGGCTACAGGCGAAGACGGCTTATCATTACTAGCCGATGGTACAGACTATAAAATGATCTTGAGTGATATTATGCTGCCGGGTATTGATGGTTATGCCATTCTTAAAGAAGTAAAAGCAAATGAAAAAACAAAAAAAATACCTTTTGTCTTCCTAAGCGCATTTGCCGACGATGCAGATATTCACAAGGGTATTCAGCACGGTGCTGATGATTATATTACCAAGCCCTTTGCTGCTAAAACATTGGTAGATATTGTACGTGTATATTTAGAGTCGGAATAA